DNA sequence from the Thermococcus gammatolerans EJ3 genome:
CGGCGAGGAGTATCTTCTCCTTAACGCCCTCGAACATCTCCTTGGTCTTAAGGGTGGCGTTCCTGATTCCACGAACGACCCAAACGCGTTCCACGCCGTACTTCGGGATCTCCGTCTCAATGAGCGGGGTCATAAGTTCGAGGAGCTCCTCTTTCGCTTTCTTCTTAGCCTCAAGCTCTTCCTTAACGCGCTCCTGCCATTCCTCAATGAACTTCTCAAGGATGTTCTGCGGGTGGACAGGCCTGTACTTGTTAACCTTACCCGGCTGGCTTATGGCAAATCCCTTCTTTTCGAGGCTCCTGAGAACGTCGTATGTCCTTGGAGCCGGAACCTCCGAGACGCTTGCCAGCTCTGCCGGGGTCAGTACTCCAAACCCTACCAGAGCCACGTACGCCCTTGCCTCGTACAGGTTCAACTCAAAGTGCTCCTGGAGGAGCTCTACCATCCTGTCCTTCACCATCTTTACCACCACCAAAATTTCTTGTTTATAATGTCCGCATAAGCCCATATAAATTTTTTCCCTCTATTCAGTCGGGGACAAATGCAAGAGGTATCCCGTAATGAAATAACTCTTACCGGTCTTATTTAGAGTGCATGGAGATGCAACGTTATTACTATGCCTATTTTTTGACTTTAAAGGTTTTTGGTTGGAAAAATATCCGCCCGAAAAAACAGCGTTACTATCAAGCAAACGGGAAAAAGAAAAAGGGTTACGGATAGTGACAGGGGACTAGCTGCACCCTTCCTTTTTAATCTCGCATGTTATTTCGCGATACAGTTCGTTCAGAACATCAAGGTAATTCAGCTTACCCTCCTCGATGAGATCCATCTTCTCCTCTAGTTCCCTCGTTTTCTCCTCGCTTACCAGCTCGCGGTATTTGCTGACAAGATAGTGATAAACCTTAATGCCCTTCTCAGTCGGAACAAGCTTCTTCCTACCCCTTGTTTCGAAAACGTAGTACCTCTGGAGGAGGGTCTGTACTATTTTTGCGTACGTTGACGGCCTTCCGATACCGCGCTCCTTCATCAGGGCTATTATATCGCCCTGCGTGTAGAGTGAAACCTTCGGCGCCTTCCACTTCTTGGACTCGACGACCTTGAGCTTTGCTCCCTGCTCAAGCTTCGGCAGCTGCCTCATCGGCGGTGAGCGAAGTTTCGTCCAGCCGTCCTTGAGGATTTCGACGTAGCCTTCGAGCTCGACCTTCCCGACACCCGCGTTTATAACGGCCTTTTCGTAGAGAACCTTCGCTGGAACCATCTGGCTCGTCATGAAGCGCCTGAATATCATGTCGTAGAGCCTGTAGTGGTTGCGCGTGAGGTTCCTCGGAAGCTGGATTACGCCGTCGCGGATGAGCTGCATCAACCTTCCTGTGTCGATGGGTCTCGTCGGCCTTATAGCCTCGTGCGTACCCTCTTCACCCCAGGGCCTCGGCTTGAAGTACTCCTCGCCGAGCTCGCTCGTTATGTACTCCCTGGCGATTTCTATACCAGTACTGCTGACGTGGGTGCTGTCGGAACGGTGGTAGGTGATAAGCCCGAGTTCAAAGAGGTCCTGCGCCAAGCGCATCGTCTCAGGCGCGGAAAGCTTGAGGAAGGTGGAAGCGTCGCGGAGCATCGCGTCCGTTGTGTACGGCGGGGAGGGGTTGAGTTCCCTCTCCTCAAGCTGGACCTCCTCCACCGTAACGTACTCGGGTGGCTCAACGTCCTTGCCGTCCTTTCCTAGCTCGACCGTTACCTGAAGGCCGTTCTCAAGGGTTAGACCGAGGAAGTAAACCTCGCTCTCGGTAAACTCCTTGTACCGCTCGATGATCCAGCCAAGGACAGGTGTCTGAACCCTTCCGGCGGAGAGGTTCCGGTTCTCAAAGACCCTCTGGAGCTCCTGGCTGAGCTCAAAGCCTATCCACCTGTCCTCTATGCGCCTCACCATCTGGGCCTCTACCCTCGCCTCGTTGACGTCCCTCGCCTCACGTATGGCCTTCATTATGGCCGGCCGCGTGACCTCGTGGAACTCAACGCGCTTGATGTTGGGTGTATATGGAGCCAAGACGTTCCTTATGTCCCAGGCTATTTTCTCACCCTCCGTATCCGGGTCGGTCGCGATGAGTATCTCGTCAACCTCCTGCGCTATCTCACGCATTGCTTTGACGTTCTCAAGGGCATCGTGGACGTTTCTGCTTCCACAGCGCGGACAGACGCCCCTCTCCTCCCAGTCCACGAACTGATAACCGCAGTCGCGGCACCGCTTTATTGTATCGTAGATCGGGATGAACTTGAACATATCTTCCTCGCGCTCGATTAGAACGCCGTGGTAGCCCTCGTTCGTGACTAGGTCGAACATATGCCCCCCGCTCGCCAGAATCGTTAACATTTTGTCGCCCACGCTGACCTCGTAGGCAACGAGCTCACCTATTCTAGTCTTGCTCGGCTTCCCGAAGAAGTTGGCTATCGTCCTAGCCTTGTTGGGGCTCTCCACAATCATGAGGGCCGATTTGACGAGGTCCTTGACCTTCGAGCTTATCTTGCCCTCCATAACCAGCTTTACCTTCTCCCTGTCCTCGTCTATCTCCTTCAGGAGTTTCTCGAGGTCAAGCTCCTCGAAGGGCACCATCTTGAACTCCGTGAAGCGCCAGCGCATCTGCCTGACAAGGCCGTTGAAGACCTTCTCGTTGTCCACTATAAGGACGCTCAGTC
Encoded proteins:
- the trmBL2 gene encoding HTH-type transcriptional regulator TrmBL2; translation: MVKDRMVELLQEHFELNLYEARAYVALVGFGVLTPAELASVSEVPAPRTYDVLRSLEKKGFAISQPGKVNKYRPVHPQNILEKFIEEWQERVKEELEAKKKAKEELLELMTPLIETEIPKYGVERVWVVRGIRNATLKTKEMFEGVKEKILLADDGYIAVNLDKDIIAAVDRGVKVKIVVAENLLPRLKSSKLLDYAKAGKIELRVADKFELPMLICDDEVFFALEDMAARYFNYETQIWIKDFRVRELFEGKFNEYWEKAKPL
- the rgy gene encoding reverse gyrase encodes the protein MKALYREMCPNCGGRISDERLYMRNPCESCLNEPIVVDSYFELVSAVRDALLKANRLKEWERIYRLESESREIEDFFKKATGFTFWSAQRTWVKRLLKGRSFSIIAPTGMGKSTFGAFMSVYYATKGKKSYIVVPTTPLVIQTIRKVQAIIERTGLDVKLAYYHGNLRKKEKEEMLAKIEGGDYDILITSAQWLARNFDEKLKGRHFDFIFVDDVDAFLKASKNIDRSLLLLGFTEEIIGKAWEIIRLKKQMARYLNGNSEDKNDRLKELNEAIEKLQREIEEFKRKNDIGIMIIASATGSARGDRIKLYRELLGFEVGSGRSALRNVVDSYLKPSKDVKEHVEELLRKLGKGGLIFVPIDQGLSYAEELVNYLREKGFAVELASSKNKKAVERFENGEADYLVGVATYYGSIVRGLDLPHLIRYAVFTGVPKFRFSIDLERPTIYRALGLLGEVMDFLDDEDRKTAEKLHARLRRLIRNIPQFELLKIEEALAEGLPIENDFHKTVLNVFRELVEFLREVLKKEDVLRRLAEDPFVSLVKEEGKWFIEIPDVRTYIQATGRTSRLFAGGITKGLSVLIVDNEKVFNGLVRQMRWRFTEFKMVPFEELDLEKLLKEIDEDREKVKLVMEGKISSKVKDLVKSALMIVESPNKARTIANFFGKPSKTRIGELVAYEVSVGDKMLTILASGGHMFDLVTNEGYHGVLIEREEDMFKFIPIYDTIKRCRDCGYQFVDWEERGVCPRCGSRNVHDALENVKAMREIAQEVDEILIATDPDTEGEKIAWDIRNVLAPYTPNIKRVEFHEVTRPAIMKAIREARDVNEARVEAQMVRRIEDRWIGFELSQELQRVFENRNLSAGRVQTPVLGWIIERYKEFTESEVYFLGLTLENGLQVTVELGKDGKDVEPPEYVTVEEVQLEERELNPSPPYTTDAMLRDASTFLKLSAPETMRLAQDLFELGLITYHRSDSTHVSSTGIEIAREYITSELGEEYFKPRPWGEEGTHEAIRPTRPIDTGRLMQLIRDGVIQLPRNLTRNHYRLYDMIFRRFMTSQMVPAKVLYEKAVINAGVGKVELEGYVEILKDGWTKLRSPPMRQLPKLEQGAKLKVVESKKWKAPKVSLYTQGDIIALMKERGIGRPSTYAKIVQTLLQRYYVFETRGRKKLVPTEKGIKVYHYLVSKYRELVSEEKTRELEEKMDLIEEGKLNYLDVLNELYREITCEIKKEGCS